From one Synechocystis sp. PCC 6803 substr. PCC-P genomic stretch:
- the ureB gene encoding urease subunit beta → MATMIPGEIITPEGDIELNVGRSTCTINVANTGDRPIQVGSHYHFYEVNAALQFDRDLAKGMRLDIPAGTAVRFEPGDEKNVNLVAYAGSREIYGFNGLVNGPLE, encoded by the coding sequence ATGGCAACTATGATTCCTGGCGAAATCATTACCCCCGAAGGTGACATAGAACTAAACGTAGGCCGCTCCACCTGCACTATTAATGTGGCCAACACTGGCGATCGCCCTATTCAAGTGGGTTCCCATTACCATTTCTACGAAGTCAATGCCGCTCTGCAATTCGACCGGGATTTGGCCAAGGGGATGCGGTTGGATATTCCAGCGGGAACGGCGGTGCGCTTTGAGCCAGGGGACGAAAAAAACGTTAACTTAGTGGCCTATGCTGGCAGTCGGGAAATCTATGGCTTCAATGGCTTGGTGAACGGCCCTCTAGAGTGA
- a CDS encoding DUF6790 family protein, translating into MYFLLVTLVILVFPLLSIALEWTTSGNSQALVDVLARWFVFWGVGVRLFLAGVVQITKPSFTAEKILGVQSQDSLILVKELGIGNLAIASVALGSIFVNAWVLGAALAGGIFYLLAGINHILQPERNAKENYAMATDLFLGLLLGGILFFAWQP; encoded by the coding sequence ATGTACTTTCTGCTTGTAACTCTGGTAATTTTAGTTTTTCCCCTACTTTCTATTGCTTTGGAGTGGACCACTTCCGGCAATAGCCAAGCTTTGGTGGATGTGCTGGCCCGCTGGTTTGTGTTTTGGGGGGTGGGGGTGAGGCTATTTTTAGCTGGGGTGGTGCAAATCACTAAACCAAGTTTCACTGCCGAGAAAATTCTAGGTGTTCAAAGTCAAGACTCTCTGATTTTGGTCAAAGAGTTGGGCATCGGCAATTTGGCGATCGCCAGTGTGGCTTTGGGGAGTATCTTCGTCAACGCGTGGGTGCTGGGGGCCGCTCTGGCCGGGGGAATTTTTTATCTTTTGGCGGGCATTAACCATATTTTGCAACCCGAACGCAATGCGAAAGAAAACTACGCCATGGCCACGGATCTATTTTTGGGGTTACTGTTGGGGGGTATCTTGTTTTTTGCTTGGCAGCCCTAA
- a CDS encoding 2-methyl-6-phytyl-1,4-hydroquinone methyltransferase gives MPEYLLLPAGLISLSLAIAAGLYLLTARGYQSSDSVANAYDQWTEDGILEYYWGDHIHLGHYGDPPVAKDFIQSKIDFVHAMAQWGGLDTLPPGTTVLDVGCGIGGSSRILAKDYGFNVTGITISPQQVKRATELTPPDVTAKFAVDDAMALSFPDGSFDVVWSVEAGPHMPDKAVFAKELLRVVKPGGILVVADWNQRDDRQVPLNFWEKPVMRQLLDQWSHPAFASIEGFAENLEATGLVEGQVTTADWTVPTLPAWLDTIWQGIIRPQGWLQYGIRGFIKSVREVPTILLMRLAFGVGLCRFGMFKAVRKNATQA, from the coding sequence ATGCCCGAGTATTTGCTTCTGCCCGCTGGCCTAATTTCCCTCTCCCTGGCGATCGCCGCTGGACTGTATCTCCTAACTGCCCGGGGCTATCAGTCATCGGATTCCGTGGCCAACGCCTACGACCAATGGACAGAGGACGGCATTTTGGAATATTACTGGGGCGACCATATCCACCTCGGCCATTATGGCGATCCGCCAGTGGCCAAGGATTTCATCCAATCGAAAATTGATTTTGTCCATGCCATGGCCCAGTGGGGCGGATTAGATACACTTCCCCCCGGCACAACGGTATTGGATGTGGGTTGCGGCATTGGCGGTAGCAGTCGCATTCTCGCCAAAGATTATGGTTTTAACGTTACCGGCATCACCATTAGTCCCCAACAGGTGAAACGGGCGACGGAATTAACTCCTCCCGATGTGACGGCCAAGTTTGCGGTGGACGATGCTATGGCTTTGTCTTTTCCTGACGGTAGTTTCGACGTAGTTTGGTCGGTGGAAGCAGGGCCCCACATGCCTGACAAAGCTGTGTTTGCCAAGGAATTACTGCGGGTCGTGAAACCAGGGGGCATTCTGGTGGTGGCGGATTGGAATCAACGGGACGATCGCCAAGTGCCCCTCAACTTCTGGGAAAAACCAGTGATGCGACAACTGTTGGATCAATGGTCCCACCCTGCCTTTGCCAGCATTGAAGGTTTTGCGGAAAATTTGGAAGCCACGGGTTTGGTGGAGGGCCAGGTGACTACTGCTGATTGGACTGTACCGACCCTCCCCGCTTGGTTGGATACCATTTGGCAGGGCATTATCCGGCCCCAGGGCTGGTTACAATACGGCATTCGTGGGTTTATCAAATCCGTGCGGGAAGTACCGACTATTTTATTGATGCGCCTTGCCTTTGGGGTAGGACTTTGTCGCTTCGGTATGTTCAAAGCAGTGCGAAAAAACGCCACTCAAGCTTAA
- a CDS encoding DNA polymerase III subunit delta' — MNRFQSILGQDQAIALLQQAIAQKRIAPAYLLVGPEGVGKSLAAKAFGETLLMGLGTKSDRQERFFAGNHPDLLKIEPTFQHQGKLLTASEADQAGLKRRAAPLIRVEQVREINRFLSRPPLEADRAVILIEEAQAMNEGAANALLKTLEEPGRATLILLAPSVDVLLPTIVSRCQRIPFYRLGEGDMTKILQRLGRQEILHHPELLAIAQGSPGLLFQAWEQMQSIPAELRQKLMQPPTSPLAAFDLAKMVDGNLDNSAQLWLVDYLQYHYWHGHHQRPWLEILEKARKYLAAYVQPRLVWETTFLALYRLENSGDRR, encoded by the coding sequence ATGAATCGCTTCCAATCTATCCTTGGTCAAGACCAAGCCATTGCTCTACTCCAACAGGCGATCGCCCAGAAACGCATTGCTCCGGCCTATTTGCTAGTGGGGCCAGAGGGGGTGGGCAAAAGTTTAGCCGCCAAGGCCTTTGGGGAAACCTTGCTAATGGGCTTGGGTACTAAAAGCGATCGCCAGGAACGTTTTTTTGCCGGGAATCATCCCGATTTATTGAAAATAGAACCCACTTTTCAACACCAGGGCAAACTGCTAACCGCCAGCGAAGCAGACCAGGCTGGACTTAAACGACGGGCGGCTCCATTAATCCGAGTGGAACAGGTGCGGGAAATCAACCGTTTCCTCAGTCGTCCCCCGTTGGAAGCAGACAGGGCTGTGATTCTGATCGAGGAAGCCCAAGCTATGAATGAAGGGGCCGCCAATGCCTTGCTCAAAACCTTGGAAGAACCAGGAAGGGCTACTTTAATCCTTTTGGCCCCCAGCGTTGATGTCCTGTTGCCCACCATTGTTTCCCGCTGTCAACGCATCCCCTTTTATCGTTTAGGGGAAGGTGATATGACCAAAATTTTGCAGAGATTGGGCCGTCAGGAAATCCTCCACCACCCCGAACTGTTGGCGATCGCCCAGGGGAGTCCCGGTCTGTTATTTCAAGCTTGGGAGCAAATGCAGAGCATTCCGGCGGAACTGCGGCAAAAGTTAATGCAACCACCAACTAGTCCTCTAGCAGCCTTTGATTTGGCCAAGATGGTGGATGGCAACTTGGATAACAGTGCCCAACTCTGGTTAGTGGACTATCTCCAGTATCACTATTGGCATGGCCACCACCAACGGCCATGGTTAGAAATTCTGGAAAAAGCCCGTAAATACCTGGCCGCCTACGTTCAACCTCGGCTAGTGTGGGAAACGACTTTCCTCGCCCTTTATCGTTTAGAAAACTCTGGCGATCGCCGATAA
- the urtA gene encoding urea ABC transporter substrate-binding protein → MTNPFGRRKFLLYGSATLGASLLLKACGGGTEPTTEPTAEPTESPTTGTAPTGEPIKVGLLHSLSGTMAISETTVVEAAELAIEEINAAGGVLGRPIEAIKEDGASDWPTFAEKAAKLIDQDKVPVVFGCWTSASRKAVLPVFEAKNHMLWYPVQYEGQECSKNIFYTGAAPNQQIEPAVDWLLENKGNKFFLVGSDYVFPRTANTIIKEQLKAKGGETLGEDYLPLGNTEVTPIITKIREALPDGGVIFNTLNGDSNVAFFKQIQAAGLTPDKYPVMSVSVAEEEVRQIGKEYLLGQFASWNYFQSVDTPANQKFVAAFKAKYGEDRVTNDPMEAAYISVYLWKAAVEAAGDVGETPEGLEKVRAAAIGKTFDAPEGMVTMQPNHHISKTVRIGEVNDEGQFTIVWSSDGPVDPIPWNQFVPETKGFTCDWTRTDVENPGKFKAS, encoded by the coding sequence ATGACTAACCCTTTTGGAAGACGTAAATTTTTGCTGTATGGATCAGCAACCCTAGGCGCCAGTCTATTGCTCAAAGCCTGTGGCGGCGGCACGGAACCTACCACCGAACCCACTGCTGAACCGACTGAGTCCCCCACCACCGGTACTGCTCCCACCGGGGAACCGATTAAAGTTGGTTTGCTCCACTCCCTCAGTGGCACCATGGCCATCAGTGAAACCACCGTGGTGGAAGCGGCGGAACTGGCGATCGAAGAGATCAATGCGGCCGGTGGAGTTTTGGGTAGACCCATTGAAGCCATCAAAGAAGATGGAGCTTCCGATTGGCCGACTTTTGCGGAAAAAGCGGCTAAGTTAATTGACCAAGATAAGGTACCCGTAGTCTTTGGTTGTTGGACTTCCGCCAGCCGGAAAGCGGTACTGCCGGTATTTGAAGCCAAAAATCATATGCTTTGGTACCCAGTACAGTACGAAGGTCAGGAATGTTCCAAAAACATTTTCTACACCGGTGCCGCCCCCAACCAACAAATTGAACCGGCGGTGGATTGGTTGCTGGAAAATAAAGGCAATAAGTTCTTCCTGGTGGGTTCCGATTACGTTTTCCCCCGCACTGCTAACACCATCATTAAAGAGCAGTTGAAAGCCAAAGGTGGCGAAACCCTTGGGGAAGATTACCTACCCCTGGGTAACACCGAAGTTACCCCTATCATCACCAAAATCCGGGAAGCCCTGCCCGATGGCGGCGTAATTTTCAACACCCTGAATGGGGACAGTAATGTTGCCTTCTTCAAGCAGATCCAAGCCGCTGGTTTGACCCCCGATAAATATCCGGTCATGTCCGTGAGTGTGGCGGAAGAGGAAGTACGTCAAATTGGTAAGGAGTATCTGCTCGGCCAGTTTGCTTCTTGGAACTATTTCCAGAGTGTGGATACCCCTGCCAACCAAAAATTTGTGGCAGCTTTTAAGGCTAAATACGGTGAAGACCGGGTGACCAACGACCCCATGGAAGCAGCTTATATTTCCGTTTACCTCTGGAAGGCGGCGGTGGAAGCGGCTGGAGATGTGGGTGAAACTCCCGAAGGCTTAGAAAAAGTCCGGGCGGCGGCGATTGGTAAAACCTTTGACGCTCCGGAAGGCATGGTGACCATGCAACCCAACCACCACATTTCCAAAACTGTCCGCATTGGGGAAGTCAATGACGAAGGTCAGTTCACCATTGTTTGGTCCAGTGATGGCCCCGTGGACCCCATTCCCTGGAACCAGTTCGTACCGGAA